The following proteins are encoded in a genomic region of Saccharopolyspora antimicrobica:
- a CDS encoding Atu4866 domain-containing protein: MTSDIDVVGMWVTADGHIRQELRADGRYDEARGGRASAYTGSYTVTGNHLEYVDDTGFTATGEIRDDVLYHEHLVLHRESATGDRREQAQR, encoded by the coding sequence ATGACGAGCGATATCGACGTGGTCGGCATGTGGGTCACCGCGGATGGGCACATCCGGCAGGAGTTGCGCGCCGACGGACGCTACGACGAAGCGCGCGGCGGACGGGCCAGCGCCTACACCGGTAGCTACACGGTGACCGGGAACCACCTCGAGTACGTGGACGACACCGGCTTCACCGCGACGGGCGAGATCCGCGACGACGTGCTCTACCACGAGCATCTCGTTCTCCATCGCGAGTCCGCCACCGGCGATCGTCGGGAGCAGGCACAGCGATGA